One window of the Mycobacterium sp. SVM_VP21 genome contains the following:
- the mnhG gene encoding monovalent cation/H(+) antiporter subunit G — MILLDVLSGVLVLAGSVLALTAAIGVVRFPDTLARMHSATKPQVLGLLLVLFGALIRLRGSHDAGMVTVSILFTLITAPVVAHRVGRLAYQEQDMTEVLSVDQLGELTEDDQLPL, encoded by the coding sequence GTGATCCTGCTCGACGTGCTCTCCGGGGTGCTGGTGCTCGCCGGTTCGGTGCTCGCGCTGACGGCGGCCATCGGTGTGGTGCGGTTCCCCGACACCTTGGCCCGGATGCACTCGGCCACCAAACCGCAGGTGTTGGGCCTGTTGCTGGTGTTGTTCGGTGCGTTGATCCGACTACGCGGCAGCCACGATGCGGGAATGGTGACCGTGAGCATCCTGTTCACCCTGATCACCGCGCCGGTGGTCGCACACCGAGTGGGTCGGCTGGCCTACCAGGAGCAGGATATGACCGAGGTGCTGAGCGTTGACCAGCTCGGCGAGCTGACCGAGGACGATCAGCTGCCGCTGTGA
- a CDS encoding class I SAM-dependent methyltransferase — protein sequence MVEQSLWMQKVAADPGHSQWYIERFREMARAGNDLAGEARLIDAMASRGARILDAGCGPGRVAGVLAKCGHDVVGVDVDPELIEAAEQDYPGPRYLVGDLAELDLPVRGISEPFDLIVSAGNVMAFVAPSTRAEILRRLRAHCADDGRTVIGFGANRDYDFDQFLRDASTAGFATDLLLATWDLRPFTADSDFLVAVLRPAHSGS from the coding sequence ATGGTCGAGCAGAGCCTCTGGATGCAGAAAGTTGCCGCCGATCCCGGGCATTCGCAGTGGTATATCGAACGCTTCCGCGAGATGGCCCGCGCCGGTAACGATCTGGCCGGCGAAGCCCGCCTGATCGACGCGATGGCTTCCCGTGGCGCCCGCATCCTCGACGCCGGCTGCGGACCCGGGCGGGTCGCCGGCGTCCTGGCCAAGTGCGGTCATGATGTGGTCGGTGTCGACGTTGACCCGGAGCTGATCGAGGCCGCCGAGCAGGACTATCCCGGACCGCGCTATCTCGTGGGCGACCTCGCCGAGCTCGACCTGCCCGTCCGCGGCATCTCCGAACCGTTCGACCTCATCGTGTCCGCGGGCAACGTCATGGCATTTGTGGCCCCGAGCACGCGCGCGGAGATCCTGCGCCGGTTGCGCGCCCACTGCGCCGACGACGGTCGGACCGTGATCGGCTTCGGCGCCAACCGGGACTACGACTTCGATCAGTTCCTGCGCGACGCGTCGACTGCCGGTTTCGCGACCGATCTCCTGCTGGCCACCTGGGACCTGCGACCCTTCACCGCGGACTCCGATTTCCTGGTCGCGGTGCTACGCCCCGCTCACAGCGGCAGCTGA
- a CDS encoding LpqN/LpqT family lipoprotein, which yields MQNSGRPPAEESITLAPRDVDEPTVTLPLPPGWEFLPSNESPPVRGVLYNQELRRHGFTPNAVVTLEDLTGQVGLPAQALAKERAAVTTVIGELDTDVAGTVSGFPSRTITYNLQGRPATGLLIAVQNTAARIWAITVTLQTTDADNPHYIAAKQALLDSLEVRLPTP from the coding sequence GTGCAAAATTCTGGTCGCCCGCCCGCCGAGGAATCGATCACGTTGGCTCCCCGCGACGTCGACGAGCCGACGGTCACCCTCCCCCTTCCCCCGGGTTGGGAGTTCCTGCCCAGCAACGAGTCGCCGCCGGTGCGCGGCGTGCTCTACAACCAGGAACTGCGACGGCACGGTTTCACCCCCAACGCCGTGGTGACGCTGGAAGACCTCACCGGCCAGGTCGGATTGCCGGCGCAGGCCTTGGCCAAGGAACGCGCCGCGGTGACCACCGTCATCGGTGAGCTCGATACCGATGTCGCCGGAACGGTGTCGGGCTTTCCGAGTAGAACGATCACCTACAACCTGCAGGGCCGACCCGCGACCGGCCTGCTCATCGCCGTGCAGAACACAGCAGCCCGGATCTGGGCGATCACGGTCACCCTGCAAACCACCGACGCCGACAACCCCCACTACATCGCCGCCAAACAGGCACTTCTGGATTCGTTGGAAGTCCGCCTGCCCACCCCGTGA
- a CDS encoding DUF2563 family protein, with protein MHVNPHALRTGANVSDDAGGHANAGAQRLEVAGVTAKMFGDFDDAHGFHAALGSAKDGHRDALQGHHQNLTGIAENVRTAAAGFTQMDNHNAKLLRDVAGPQQ; from the coding sequence ATGCACGTCAACCCCCATGCGTTGCGCACCGGAGCAAACGTGTCCGACGACGCCGGCGGGCACGCCAACGCCGGTGCTCAGCGCCTCGAGGTAGCAGGCGTGACCGCCAAGATGTTCGGCGATTTCGACGATGCACACGGTTTCCACGCCGCGCTGGGCAGCGCCAAGGACGGTCATCGCGACGCCCTGCAGGGCCACCACCAGAACCTCACCGGCATCGCCGAGAACGTCCGCACCGCCGCAGCCGGTTTCACCCAGATGGACAACCACAACGCCAAACTGTTGCGGGATGTCGCCGGCCCCCAACAGTGA
- a CDS encoding oxygenase MpaB family protein produces MTISEPVPLVERSVNDSLGAHPAPRRRSWLPQVSCDDNMMMGVALLAGPANVIMQLARPGVGYGVMESKVESGRVDLHPIKRARTTFTYLVVSTQGNDAQKAAFREAVNSAHRQVRSTADSPVKYNAFDRDLQLWVGACLYKGNVDIHRIFLGEMDDEHADRHYRNEGKAMATMLQVPEDMWPADRAAFDQYWQEQLDKVHIDDAVREYLKPIAASRLRGLTLPGPLQRANERLALLITTGFLPQRFRDEMQLPWDAEQQRRFDRLMGVLRGINNLLPQFLRGFPFNLILWDLDRRIRAGRPLV; encoded by the coding sequence ATGACAATCAGCGAGCCGGTTCCCCTGGTGGAGCGTTCGGTGAACGACTCGCTCGGTGCGCACCCCGCCCCACGTCGACGTTCCTGGCTGCCGCAAGTCAGCTGCGACGACAACATGATGATGGGCGTGGCGTTGTTGGCTGGCCCCGCCAACGTGATCATGCAACTGGCGCGGCCCGGGGTGGGCTACGGCGTGATGGAGAGCAAAGTCGAAAGCGGCCGGGTGGATCTGCATCCGATCAAGCGAGCTCGCACCACGTTCACCTATCTGGTGGTTTCCACCCAAGGCAACGACGCACAGAAGGCCGCCTTCCGCGAAGCAGTGAATAGTGCGCACCGCCAGGTTCGCTCAACCGCCGACAGCCCGGTGAAGTACAACGCATTCGACCGTGACCTGCAGCTGTGGGTGGGAGCCTGCCTCTACAAGGGCAACGTCGACATCCACCGCATCTTCCTCGGTGAGATGGACGACGAGCATGCCGACCGGCATTACCGCAACGAGGGCAAGGCGATGGCCACCATGCTGCAGGTGCCCGAGGACATGTGGCCCGCCGACCGGGCCGCCTTTGACCAGTACTGGCAGGAGCAGCTGGACAAGGTCCATATCGACGACGCCGTTCGCGAGTACCTGAAGCCGATCGCGGCGAGCCGGCTGCGCGGCCTGACCCTGCCCGGCCCGTTGCAGCGGGCAAACGAACGGCTCGCACTGCTGATTACCACCGGTTTCCTGCCGCAGCGCTTCCGCGACGAGATGCAGCTGCCGTGGGACGCCGAGCAGCAACGCCGGTTCGACCGGTTGATGGGCGTTCTTCGGGGGATCAACAACCTGCTACCGCAGTTCTTGCGCGGCTTCCCGTTCAACCTGATCCTGTGGGACCTCGACCGTCGTATCCGCGCCGGTCGCCCGCTGGTGTGA
- a CDS encoding TetR/AcrR family transcriptional regulator produces MVDVVSAVPERPYRGVQAADRLAERRERLLAAGLDVLGARELVELTVRGICHRAGVASRYFYESFADKDEFVAAVFDRVVGDLATSTQAAVAAVPYAEQTRVGMAHLVSAIAGDARVGRMLFSTQLTNALLVRKRAESSALFAMLSGRHVQNVLRVPGNDRIKAVAHFVVGGVAQTISAWLAGDVRLAPDQLVDQLTALLGQLDDPALFRG; encoded by the coding sequence ATGGTGGACGTGGTCTCCGCCGTTCCCGAGCGTCCCTACCGAGGTGTGCAAGCAGCCGACCGGCTGGCCGAGCGCCGGGAACGCCTGCTAGCTGCCGGTCTCGACGTGCTGGGCGCCCGCGAGTTGGTCGAGCTGACCGTGCGAGGGATCTGCCACCGAGCCGGTGTGGCATCACGGTATTTCTACGAGAGTTTCGCCGACAAGGACGAGTTCGTGGCCGCGGTGTTCGATCGGGTGGTCGGTGACCTGGCGACCAGCACCCAGGCCGCGGTGGCCGCGGTGCCCTACGCCGAACAGACCCGGGTCGGCATGGCCCACCTCGTGTCTGCCATCGCCGGGGACGCCCGTGTCGGCCGGATGCTGTTCAGCACGCAACTGACCAACGCGCTGCTGGTGCGCAAGCGCGCAGAATCCAGTGCACTGTTCGCGATGTTGTCCGGCCGCCACGTGCAGAACGTCTTGCGGGTGCCCGGCAACGACCGCATCAAGGCGGTCGCGCATTTCGTGGTCGGCGGGGTGGCTCAGACCATCAGCGCCTGGCTGGCCGGGGACGTCAGGCTGGCGCCGGACCAACTGGTGGACCAGTTGACCGCGCTGCTGGGCCAACTCGACGATCCGGCGCTGTTCCGGGGCTAG